The following coding sequences lie in one Halomonas sp. 'Soap Lake #6' genomic window:
- a CDS encoding TlyA family RNA methyltransferase, with the protein MIRLDQLLVSQGLANSRTRAQRLIRNGRVYHTDGRALTKPSEKWPLDTALRIEDDPEERYASRAGLKLEGVLKALGIRLDGRGVLDIGQSTGGFTDCALQFGARHVVGVEVGHGQLAEVLRGDPRVTCLEGLNARQMSRSPALQKALTEHPIDLAVMDVSFISQTLILPEIATLLPQQGQLLSLVKPQFELEPGALDKRGVVRNPSRYAEVEQKIRAACAHCGLSISHWQESPITGSDGNREFLLLAAKH; encoded by the coding sequence ATGATTAGACTTGATCAACTGCTGGTCAGCCAAGGGCTGGCCAACTCACGTACCCGTGCCCAACGACTTATTCGTAATGGGCGCGTTTACCACACGGATGGCCGTGCGCTCACCAAGCCTTCGGAAAAGTGGCCCTTAGATACTGCTTTACGTATTGAGGATGACCCAGAGGAGCGCTATGCCTCCAGAGCGGGATTGAAACTCGAAGGCGTTCTAAAAGCGCTGGGGATACGCTTAGATGGGCGGGGTGTGCTGGACATTGGCCAATCCACAGGCGGCTTTACTGACTGCGCGTTGCAGTTTGGTGCACGGCATGTAGTTGGCGTGGAAGTCGGTCATGGCCAGCTTGCAGAAGTGCTTCGCGGCGACCCCCGCGTGACCTGCTTAGAGGGCTTAAATGCCCGTCAAATGAGCCGCTCTCCAGCGCTTCAAAAAGCGCTAACCGAGCACCCTATTGACCTGGCGGTGATGGATGTCTCATTTATTTCGCAAACGCTGATATTACCTGAAATTGCCACCCTGCTTCCCCAGCAGGGGCAGCTCCTTTCGCTGGTAAAACCACAGTTTGAGCTTGAGCCTGGCGCACTGGATAAACGCGGTGTGGTACGTAACCCCAGCCGCTATGCCGAGGTAGAACAAAAAATCCGCGCCGCTTGTGCGCACTGCGGGCTTAGCATTAGCCACTGGCAAGAAAGCCCGATTACCGGCAGCGACGGTAATCGGGAGTTTTTATTATTGGCGGCTAAACACTAG
- the mscK gene encoding mechanosensitive channel MscK — protein sequence MVRFAVKVVIKIVWVLALVIGSSVTAVGADTLEGVPTKEQLSGRLAELETQEGELSAQQRRDVEALEAALQAYDRLVAVDERLSALEQRIAQAPELLLRLERELNEAEESSQQLSVDHLSDMSLEALESQQAGAVVELQQLQSQLADVNSQLLAAQTLPERAQQAISDALQRSESLRRDHDEREALLEGRQLTAQNDVRLIQLRLERALAEREVSLNQRELGANSRLRELAQQRRDLLSLQIDHLEQQLNLLQGVIDRQRRLQSEQAIADAARDDPLIAEGHPVVLRAQQVNQDLSLELLRATDRTNGIVRENIEAQRQLEQVRQLQRSLNEQLEAIRGSQLLSRILREQRQSLPSIAPRRDLQDEIADLRLKQFDLVRQRDQLRQGERLASQRLQEAGLEVTPGLLDSLTRLYQSRRELVEQLEQSYGSLLSAAIELQLNQQQLLTTTRSLRATIDEHLFWVANSRPLDVNWFRQLPQNLRLEWREGEWRAILPAHWQGLSWQMLAGAPLLLMSFLLVGLRRRIKARLALIHSQIGRLKSDTQLHTPKAVLLNALLAIPGPLALAGMGVGFQAAEGALANSVAPALLQLGLSWGVVALGRRLLVPDGVAERHFTWSPAYNARLRKLLGGLGVALAPVVAIAAMSGQMETPLALRPVAIGILAAGLLAMSWWLAKLILSHVPFFGVRLFRLMLGLAMAAVPLILLGLVAWGYEYTALRLIGRFAITLYLLGLWVVVEATVVRSLAVAARRLAYRRALARRHAQVQEGAEGGLEVVDEPPLDMEKINTQSLRLSKLILLIGFSALLYLVWSDLLTVLGYLDQVSLWDAEEGDLVGDTLSISDVFAALLVIALTFIMARNLPGLLEVMVLSRLALKQGSAYAISSLLSYTIVGTGVVMALATLGVSWDKLQWLIAALSVGLGFGLQEIFANFISGLIILFERPIRIGDTITLGNLHGTVSRIRIRATTVTDFDRKEIIIPNKTFVTDQLINWSLSDNVTRVVLTYGVSHGSDLPLVHQLLRQAADENERVLTDPEPQVFCLNYGQHSLNFELRIFVNDLVDRLFAADEVNCRVDELFRDAGVRVAFEQVDVWLHPDDGKSVKVQSAKKLPPANLS from the coding sequence TCCGGGCGCTTAGCCGAGCTTGAAACGCAAGAAGGTGAGCTAAGCGCACAGCAGAGACGTGACGTGGAGGCCTTGGAGGCGGCGCTGCAAGCCTACGATCGATTGGTTGCCGTTGATGAGCGCTTAAGTGCACTGGAGCAGCGTATTGCCCAAGCGCCTGAGTTATTACTGCGCTTAGAGCGTGAGCTGAACGAGGCAGAGGAGTCTAGTCAGCAGCTCTCGGTCGATCATTTAAGCGATATGTCGTTGGAGGCGTTGGAATCCCAGCAAGCGGGAGCTGTGGTAGAACTTCAGCAGCTGCAGAGCCAATTAGCGGATGTTAATTCCCAGCTACTCGCTGCCCAGACACTACCCGAGCGTGCCCAGCAAGCTATTTCCGATGCACTGCAGCGGTCTGAAAGTCTGCGCCGTGACCACGACGAGCGGGAAGCATTGCTGGAGGGGCGGCAACTTACTGCGCAAAACGATGTACGGTTGATCCAGCTGCGCCTTGAGCGGGCGCTGGCTGAGCGTGAAGTAAGCTTGAATCAACGTGAGCTGGGCGCTAACAGCCGGTTACGTGAGCTAGCTCAGCAGCGGCGTGACCTATTGTCACTGCAAATTGACCATTTAGAGCAGCAACTCAACTTACTTCAGGGGGTTATTGATCGTCAGCGGCGCCTGCAGTCAGAACAGGCCATTGCCGACGCCGCCAGGGATGACCCGCTCATTGCAGAAGGGCATCCGGTGGTGCTACGTGCCCAGCAAGTTAACCAAGATCTAAGTCTTGAGTTGCTGCGTGCCACAGACCGTACCAATGGTATCGTACGGGAAAATATCGAAGCACAACGCCAACTGGAACAGGTGCGCCAGCTACAGCGCAGCCTCAATGAACAATTAGAGGCGATTCGTGGCAGCCAGCTTTTGTCACGCATTTTACGCGAGCAGCGTCAGTCACTGCCTTCTATCGCTCCTCGCCGCGATTTACAGGACGAAATTGCAGACCTACGTTTAAAACAGTTTGATTTGGTCCGTCAACGTGACCAGCTTCGTCAAGGCGAGCGCCTAGCCAGCCAGCGGTTGCAAGAGGCTGGGTTAGAGGTCACTCCTGGCTTATTGGACTCCCTCACACGGCTTTATCAATCTCGCCGTGAGTTGGTGGAGCAGCTTGAGCAGTCCTACGGTAGTTTGCTCAGTGCAGCAATTGAGCTGCAGCTTAATCAACAACAGCTATTAACGACCACGCGTAGTTTGCGTGCCACCATTGATGAGCATCTGTTTTGGGTTGCCAACAGTCGTCCGCTGGACGTGAACTGGTTTCGTCAACTGCCCCAAAACCTTCGGTTAGAGTGGCGTGAAGGGGAGTGGCGTGCCATTTTGCCTGCTCACTGGCAAGGGCTTTCATGGCAAATGCTGGCGGGCGCGCCGCTGTTGTTAATGAGCTTTTTACTAGTTGGATTGCGTCGGCGCATTAAGGCACGTCTAGCGCTGATTCACTCGCAAATTGGGCGATTGAAAAGTGATACCCAACTGCATACTCCCAAAGCCGTGCTATTAAATGCCCTGCTGGCTATTCCAGGACCACTTGCACTGGCGGGGATGGGCGTTGGCTTTCAGGCGGCAGAGGGCGCGCTGGCAAACAGCGTAGCGCCAGCCCTGTTGCAGCTGGGCCTAAGCTGGGGAGTGGTGGCTCTCGGACGTCGTTTGCTGGTGCCCGATGGCGTTGCTGAGCGGCACTTTACCTGGTCGCCAGCCTATAACGCACGGCTGCGTAAGCTGCTGGGGGGGCTAGGTGTGGCGTTAGCGCCTGTCGTGGCGATTGCGGCTATGTCGGGGCAGATGGAGACCCCTCTGGCATTACGACCAGTTGCAATAGGGATTTTGGCAGCAGGTTTATTGGCGATGAGCTGGTGGTTGGCGAAATTAATTTTATCCCATGTGCCATTTTTTGGCGTCAGGCTATTTCGCTTAATGCTGGGGCTGGCTATGGCGGCTGTGCCACTAATCCTGCTTGGCTTGGTTGCATGGGGTTATGAGTACACTGCTTTGCGCTTAATAGGGCGCTTTGCCATCACTCTCTACCTATTAGGGCTATGGGTGGTGGTCGAGGCCACAGTTGTGCGCAGCCTGGCGGTGGCTGCGCGCCGGCTAGCGTACCGGCGGGCGTTGGCTAGACGCCATGCCCAGGTACAAGAGGGTGCTGAAGGTGGATTGGAAGTAGTGGATGAACCGCCGCTTGATATGGAAAAGATCAACACCCAGTCTCTACGGCTCTCTAAGCTGATACTACTGATTGGCTTCAGTGCGCTGCTGTATTTGGTTTGGTCGGATCTGCTGACGGTGCTGGGCTACTTGGATCAAGTATCGTTATGGGATGCCGAAGAGGGTGATCTCGTTGGCGATACACTGTCTATTTCGGATGTCTTTGCCGCTCTGCTGGTTATCGCACTAACGTTTATTATGGCCAGAAACCTGCCTGGGCTGCTGGAAGTGATGGTGTTGTCACGTTTGGCATTAAAGCAAGGTAGTGCTTATGCCATTAGCTCGTTGCTTTCATACACGATTGTCGGCACCGGGGTGGTTATGGCCCTGGCTACGTTGGGGGTTTCCTGGGATAAATTACAGTGGTTGATAGCGGCACTGAGCGTTGGCTTAGGCTTTGGTTTACAGGAGATATTTGCTAATTTTATTTCCGGCCTAATTATTCTATTTGAGCGCCCTATCCGTATTGGCGACACTATTACACTTGGCAATCTTCACGGTACTGTTAGCCGGATACGTATACGGGCCACCACGGTGACCGACTTCGACCGCAAAGAAATTATTATTCCCAATAAGACCTTTGTGACCGACCAGCTTATCAACTGGTCACTGTCAGATAACGTTACCCGGGTAGTGCTCACCTATGGTGTCTCCCACGGCTCTGACTTGCCGCTAGTGCACCAACTATTACGCCAAGCAGCCGATGAGAACGAGCGAGTGCTAACGGACCCAGAGCCTCAGGTGTTCTGCTTAAACTATGGGCAGCACAGTCTCAACTTCGAGCTACGTATCTTCGTGAACGACTTGGTTGACCGGCTGTTTGCCGCCGACGAGGTTAACTGCCGGGTGGATGAGCTGTTCCGTGATGCGGGGGTGAGAGTTGCCTTTGAACAAGTGGACGTGTGGCTGCACCCTGATGATGGAAAATCGGTCAAAGTGCAGTCAGCCAAGAAGCTACCGCCTGCCAATCTGAGTTAA